One Ancylothrix sp. D3o DNA window includes the following coding sequences:
- a CDS encoding EVE domain-containing protein, with amino-acid sequence MAHWLFQGNPKYYRLRDVIRDSEQMPWLVTRYSKGMAVGDAVLSWQAGDIR; translated from the coding sequence GTGGCTCATTGGTTATTTCAAGGAAATCCTAAATATTATCGGCTGCGGGACGTTATCCGTGATTCTGAGCAAATGCCTTGGCTGGTGACCCGCTATAGCAAAGGGATGGCCGTTGGGGATGCGGTATTGAGTTGGCAGGCCGGTGACATTCGATGA